GTATTTATCTTGCGATGCAGCTCTATGTATTATACTGTCGGTATGCGATGGAACGGAAGAAAAAAGAGGGGATACAAAAGGATGAGGTGTGGAATATCATCCAGAGAGTACTTCTGGATACGAGTAAGACCGTCTCTTTGGAAGAGTACGCAGAAACCGTGGGTATGACTGCAGTGACGCTGAACCGGAAAATCGTAAACCGGTGCGGATATACAGTTTTTCAGCTCCAGAAAATGGGAAAGGTATTGAATGCCTGCGCTCTGCTGCATTTTCCGGAGCTGAACATTCAGTATATCAGTGATTATCTGGGATTTACGAATGTGGAAGATTTTTACAGAGTGTTTAAACGATACAGGAAAGTCAGTGTGAGAGAATATCAGACGAAAAATATCGGATGTGGAGCACAAATGCAGTCCGGGGAGGAATCACTGCAGATTTTAGAATATCTTTTCCTGCATTTTCAAAAACCATTTCAAATGAAAGAAATGGAGACAGAGATGAAAAAGAAGGAATCTCTGATTGAAAGAAGAGCGAGAGAGACGTTTGGGCGAAGCATACAAGAACTTCTGGAAGAAATCAGGATCCGGATTGCCTGCAGTTACTTGAGTGCTACAGACCGAACAGTTACACAGATCAGCAGTGATGTTGGTTTTGGAAGTATTTCCTCTTTTCAGCGAAGCTTTTCTAAGTACATGAATCAGACACCAAGTGAATACCGCAGGTTTCATCAATGTAAATAATTGATAATCATATTTAGAAATCTGCATATCTATTTTTGCTGGACTGCCCTATAATAAAAATAAAATAACAGGGAGGTAGCATGCAATGTTTGAACATGTATTTGCTCCGATCCGGATTCGGGATATGGAGCTGAAAAACAGGATTATCCTGCCGGCAATGGGGACCAGAATGGCGGAGGAAAACGGAGCTGTGACAGATAAGCTGATTGCGTATCACGCAGCCAGAGCAAAGGGCGGATGCGCATTGAATATCGTGGAGGTGGCAGCCGTACATACGCCGAGTGCACCGGCACATTTTGTATCCATCAGTGAGGATCATCTGATTGAGGGACATAAGAAACTGACAGATGCGATCCATGAGAATGGAGGAAAAGCGGGAATTCAGCTCTGGCAGGGATCTATCGCGGTTTCCATGGATCCAAAAGCACAGGTTTTGGTTGTTTCAGATATGAATTTTGGACCATATACGATCAAAGCGATTACAAAGGAACAGATCCAGGAAGTCATTGCATGTTATGGAAAGGCGGCAGCCAGAGCTGTGGAGGCCGGATATGACTGTCTGGAATTTCATCTGGCGCATAATTATCTGCCGCATTCTTTCTTAAGTGCAGGATTCAATCACAGAGAGGACGAATATGGCGGCAGCTTTGAGAACCGCTGCAGATTTCCGTTGGAAGTGATCGATGAACTGCGCAGAAATATGCCGGAAGGAATGCCTTTGTTCATCCGGATCGATGCGCAGGATGATATGTTGGAGAACGGACTGACGATCGAGGAAGTGATCCGATTCTGTAAGAGTGCAAAGGAGCATGGAGTCGATGTGCTGGATGTATCCAGAGGAAATATCATTACGGCAGCATCCATGTATGAGGTGCCGCCAATCGATGTGCCAAATGGATTTAACATTGAAAATGCGGCCAGAATCCGCAAAGAGACAGGCATGCTGACAGTTGGTGTTGGAAGGATCAACACAGCAGAACTGGCAGAAGAGATTTTGTCTCAGGATAAAGTGGATATGGTAGTACTGGGAAGAGCCCAGCTTGCGGATCCGGAATTTGCAAACAAAGCCAGAGCGGGAAAAGTGGATGAGATCGTACACTGTGTGGGCTGTAATCAGGGCTGCTATGACGGATTCTGTGATGTGGCCAACCGTCCGCATATTACCTGCATGAGAAATCCGATGATCGGTCACGAGGCAGAGTATGATCTGAATAAAGCAGAAGCATCGAAAAAAGTATGGGTGATCGGAGGCGGAGTGGCCGGAATGGAAGCTGCAAAGATTCTCCATGAAAGAGGACATGAAGTAACACTGTTTGAAGCGACAAATCAGTTGGGAGGAGAATTCCTTCTTGCAGGAGAGGCGCCTGGAAAAGCTGAGATGAAATCTGCAGCGATGGAGATGGCAGCGCAGGTAGAAAAACTGGTGACGGTTCATAAAAATACAAAAGTTGATGCGCAGATGCTGGAACAGGCAGATGTCGATGCAGTGATCCTGGCAATCGGATCTTCTCCGATTACCATCAATCTGGAGGGAATGGATAAGCTTTGGCATGTATCTGCACCGGAGGTGCTTCGGCATGAAGTCTGTCCGAAAGGAAAGGTAGCGGTGATCGGAGGCGGTCTGGTTGGTCTGGAAACAGCAGACACGCTTGCGACAGACGGATGTGAAGTCACTGTTCTGGAGATGAAAGACAGTATCGGAAGTGATCTGGGAAGCCTGCGTAAGATAGCTGTTATGATGAAAATGCAGCAGTTACAGGTAAAACTTTTGCCAAACAGCAAAGTATGTAAATTTACAGAAGAGGGGATTGTGCTGGAAGACGGAACGCAGATTCCATGTGAATGTGCAGTATTTGCGGTTGGATTTTTGGCAAACGATTCTCATCCGCTTGCAGAAGTGTGTGAAAAGAGAAAGCTTCCATATTATGTGATCGGAGACGCAAAATCGGCAAGAAGAGCTCTGGATGCGATTGCAGAAGGATTTGAGGTAGCGAGAACACTGTAGGCTGTCCGGGCAGTATATGAGCTGGAATATCGATTACAACAGTTACATAGTTTTATTTAAAATAAAACGCAGCAGACATTTTAATGAGATCTGCTGCGTTTTTTAGTGTTATGTAACGGAAAGAATTCCTTAATCTAACATAGCCTCTTTTGCTTTTTTAATATCTTCTTCGTCTTTCATAGGAAATAAAAAGTTTGCAACGATTGCCACAATACAGGTTCCTGTTACAGAATCACTGAAGATAAATCTTAATGCGGATGGCAGCTGTGCAACTGCGTCCGGATGGCTTGTCATACCAAGACCGAATGCAAAGGTAAGGCCCATGACAAGAATGTTGCGCTCACTGAATCCTGCTTTGGCGATCATCTTGATACCGTTGATCAAAATCATACCGAATACGGTAATGATTGCACCGCCGAGGACTGCATTTGGAATTGCTGAAAAAATAGCGCCAAGCTTTGGGAAAAACCCGGAGATCATTAAAATAAATGCTCCGGTAGCAATACACCATTTGTTTACTACTTTTGTCATGGCGACAATTCCGGCGTTCTGTCCGAATGCTGTATTTGGAAGTGCGTTAAATACAGCAGCAGTTGTGGAACCAAGTGCATCTGCCAGGATTGCACCGGAAGTTTCTTTTTCGGTAGCTTCTCTGTCGAAACCGGCGATGGTGATACCGGAAGTATTGCCGATCGTCTCCAGACCGGAAGTTACGAACAGTGCGGCAAAGCTTAAAATAGCGGAAAGGTGGAATTCCAGTTTAAACTGCATAGGAAGCGGGATTCCAAACCATGCGGCATCTGCGATTACAGAAGTGTCTACCATTCCGAGAAAGTAAGCGAGGACATATCCTGCGACCAGACCGACAAGAATGGCAGAATTTTTTAATAATCCTTTTCCGAAACGCTGAAGCAGTACAACGATCAGCAGAACAAAGAATGCAACGCTGAGGTTTTGAATGGAACCATAATCCTCGGCTCCTGAACCACCGGCAAAATAGTCCACTCCGACGTCCAGAAGATTAACACCGATCGTCACGAGCGTACAACCCACAACAAGTGGCGGGAAAAAGCGACGGATGTATTTGTAGAAAAATCCCATCAAAACTTCGATCATACTTCCTGCAAGACATCCTCCGAGAACAGCGCCGATTCCGCTGGCAGCTCCAATGGCCGAGGCTGTAGGTACGAATGCAAAGGAAGTACCCATTACAATAGGAAGATTGGCTCCAATCTGACGGTTTTTTCCAAGCTTAATGGGATACAGCTGAACAAAAGTTGTCAGTCCAGAAACAAACATTGCACATTGTACCATGATTACGGTATCAGCTCCGGACAGTCCACAGACGCTGGCAATGATAAGTATGGGAGCAAGGTTGGAAGTAAACATTGCAAGTACGTGTTGAAGACCCAGAGGTACAGCTGTGGATAACCCCGGACGTCCTTCTAATTGATAGACCATTTCGCGGTCCTTTTGTCTTTTTGTTTTTGAATTCTGAGAATGATTCATAGAGTGTCTCCTCCTGTGATTGGTTATAAATGTTTATACAGAAGTTCGTACAGTGTATCAGTAACTTGTTTTTCACTGTACTTAGGAGCGGCTTAAATAGTTTGTGACGGATTTCCGAGCTTCAGATATAAATTTTTCCTCGTCAATGTTTACAAGATGCCCGTTCTCGACAACAATTTTTCCGTTGACGATCGTGTAGTCAACAGAACTTTTTAGTCCAACGGTACCAAGCATAGATTTTACATCCAGATCTGCCCCGATAAGGTCGAGGCGGTCCCGACGAATGAGGAACATATCTCCGGCTTTTCCCACAGCAAGAGAACCGATATCGTTTCGTCCGAGTATTTTAGCGCTTCCATTCGTAGCAATCTTTAGTATATCATATCCACTTAGTGCGTGGCTACTAGAATTCAGGCGATGTAGCAGAAAAGCGACACGCAATTCTTCCAAAAGGTTTGATCCGTCATTGCTTGCACTTCCGTCTACGGCAAGACCAACCGGTACATCGAGCTTCAACATATCAGGAATTCTGCAGATTCCGGAAGAGAGTTTCATGTTAGAGATTGGACAATGTGTCACACCGGTGCCGGTTTCTGCCAGAAGACGTAATTCCTCATCCTGAAAATGAATTCCATGAGCATACCAGACGTCATTTTCTCAGAATTTCCTCCACATTCTGTACGACGCTGTCTGGGGGAAGTCCTCCATCCTTTTTGCTTAGATCCATACTGCCCCGTGAAGCGTACATACGAATCCCAAGGTCTTTTGCGGCGGAAAACTGTGCATCCAGAAGTGCATCGGAATTTCCGTCCGGGAATACATAATGATGATCAAAACAAGTAGTACATCCGGTTTTTAAGAGTTCTCCCATGCCGGTTATAGAGCTGTGGTAAATAACATCCTGATCCAGATTTTTCCAGATTTCATATAAGGTGGTGAGCCAGTCGAAAAGTTCCATATTCTGTACTTGAGGGAGATTCCGGCTGAATGTCTGATAAAGATGATGATGCGTGTTGATAAGTCCCGGATAAACGAGATATCCGGATGCATCCAGCGTTTCGTCTGCGGTCTGTGCTTCGGGACCGATGTAAGAAATAACACCGTTGTTTATCAGGATGTTGGCGTGTTCCATAACGGTGTCTTTACTGTCACAGGTGATGACAGCAGAAGTATTTTTGATTAATAAGCTGTTCATAGATTGTTTCCTCCGATTGGGCTTTGTTGTTTGAACGGGTATAAGAACAGATATCAGAATCATGGTTTCCTCTGGCGCCGGCAAAAACAGAGAAAAACTGCCGTAACAGATAACCACAAATTTTTGGAATCCCAAAAACCTGTAGTCAACTGTTACGGCAGTTGGTAGAAACGTTCATCCGATCACGAACTTATACAAGTCAATTTCTGGTATAAATATACATTTTTTATCTGGTTTGTCAATATGATATGTGAAAAGTGTTAAAATAATAGAGTTGGAAAGTATTTAGAAAAATTTCAAAATACCTGTTGCAAACGATAGAAAAATGGATTATAGTGTTTGTAAGGAATTTAGAAAATATTCTAAATAGATTCCGGGAAAGGATGGTGCCGATGGCATTTGCGGAGACTTTCAAAGCGCTTTCGGATCCGGTACGCAGGGAGATTCTTGTTCTTCTGAAGAAAGAAAAACTTTCAGCAGGAGAAATCGGGAAACATTTTGAAATGACAGGAGCAACGATCTCCTATCATCTGAAAATCCTGAAGAAGGCAGATCTGATACGGGAAACGAAATACAAGAATTTTATTTATTACGAGCTGAATATTTCTGTGGTGGAAGAGCTGATGCTCTGGCTGTCAGACTTGAAAGGGGATTCAACATTATGAAAGAAAATAAATCAAAAGTTATCATTACCAGCATTGTTACTGTTTTTCCAATGGTGATCGGTTTTCTGCTCTGGAATCGACTGCCGGAAAAGATTGCAACACATTTCGGGAGTGAAGGGGCAGATGGATGGAGTACAAAGCTGTTTGCAGTGGTGATTTTCCCGCTCATATTATTAGTCATCCATTTGTTCTGCCTGGGTGTGACCTTAAATGATCCCAAGAAGAAAAATATCGGAAGAGCGATGATGACGCTGATCTTCTGGATCGTTCCGGTTCTGTCTGTCGTGTCTAATCTGTCTATTTATGGATATGCACTTGGCATGGATGTGAATATGGAGGTGATCGTCAGTATTTTGATGGGTGGCATATTTATCCTGTTGGGAAATTATATGTCGAAGAATCATCAGAATTATACGGTGGGGATCAAACTTCCATGGACCTTGAACAGTGAGGAGAATTGGAATCGTACGCATAGAATGGCAGGAAAATTATGGATTCTGGCAGGACTGGTATTTTGGGGAAGTGTATTTTTTGAAAACAACATGGTACCAATTGTGATCATAGTCGTTGTTGTGACGATCCCGATGATCTATTCGTTTGTACTTTATAAAAAGGGAATCTGAAAAAGAATCAGACAGAAATTTTGTTTTGCTATTTATCACGATACCGTTTATAATAAAACGATACGAGATAAAGGAGAAAGAGAATTATGGAACAGAAAATAATAGCAGTTGTGGCAGGAAGAGAAATCAAAGAATCTGATTTTGAAAAATTCCTGCAGAATGTACCGAGAGAGCAGCAGGCGTATCTTTCCAATCCACAGTTCAGACAGCAGTGTCTGGATCAGTTTGTAGCACTTCATATGTTTGCGGAGCTCGGCGGGGAGATGAAGCTGGAAGAGACAGAAGAATATCAGGAGATGGTAGAAAATGCCAAGAGAGATATCCTTGCACAGATGACAATGCGAGAAGTGATGAAAGATGCAGTTGTGACAGAAGAGGATGTCAAAAATTATTATGAGGAGCACAAGCAGCAGTTTACAAAAGGAGAGACTGTTCGCGCAAAACATATTCTGACAGATTCCAAAGAAAAATGTGATGCGATTTTAGCGGCGATCCAGAGCGGAGAGACATCCTTTGAAGATGCTGCAAAAGAAAAATCTACATGTCCGTCCGGAGCAAAAGGCGGAGATCTTGGAGAGTTTGGGAAAGGACAGATGGTAAAAGAGTTTGAAGATGCTGCGTTTACAGCAGAGATCGGTGCGATTGTGGGACCGGTTCAGACACAGTTCGGATATCATCTGATCAAAGTGGAAGAGAAAAAGGATGCGGCAGTTGCAGATTTCGAGGAAGTAAAGAATTCAATCAGGAACCAGCTCTTGCAGCAGAGACAGAATAAAGTCTACAGTGATAAAGTAAAAGAACTGCGGGAGAAATACGTTCAGGAATAAAAAGAAAACAGGACGATCAGGAAACGAGCAGTCCTGAAATAAAGAAGGTTGTGACTTAAAACAGTTGCAGCCTTCTTTACAATTAGTAATGAAGGGAGAAACACGTGATACGTAAATATCAACCACAGGATTTAGAGCACATAATGAAAATCTGGCTGGAGACAAATCTTGCTGCTCATGGCTTTATCCCGGCAGAGTATTGGAACGAGCAGTATGAAGCTGTAAAAGAGGCTCTGCCGCAGGCCGATATTCTGATTTATGAAGAAGAGGGGACAGTTCTTGGATTTCTGGGATTACAGGACAGTTATATCGCGGGACTTTTTGTGGAAAAAGCATCTCGGTCCAGGGGGATTGGCCGCTTGCTTCTGGAAGCTGCTAAATCGGGACGGCAGGAACTGACACTTCACGCTTATGCAGAGAACACAGGAGCAGTCCGGTTTTATGAACGAGAAGGGTTTCAAACGGCAGCATTTGAAAAGGAAGAAACGACGGGACGTGAGGGTGTTTTGATGCGCTGGACAAGAGAAGAAGAGAAAAACAGCCTTTAAAAAAGAGGATATTTGGTGTATAGTAATCTCTGTAAGTAAAATTAGGAGAATCGACATGAGTGAAAAAATTGTTTTGATAGATGGACACAGCATTTTAAACCGGGCCTTCTATGGAGTGCCGGATCTGACCAATGCGGAAGGCCTTCATACGAATGCGGTGTACGGATTTTTGAATATCCTGTTTAAAATTCTGGAAGAAGAAAAACCGGAGTATCTGACGGTCACATTTGATGTTCATGCACCGACATTTCGTCATGAGATGTTTGCTGATTATAAAGGAACAAGAAAGCCGATGGCAGAAGAACTCCGTCAGCAGGTTCCGGTCATCAAAGAGGTGCTGAAGGCGATGGACATTGCGATCATCGAGAAAGCCGGACTGGAGGCGGACGATCTGCTCGGTACGATTTCCAGAACCTGTGAGGAAAAGGGGATGGAGGTTGCTGTTATTTCAGGAGACAGAGATACTCTGCAGCTTGCTACGGAGCATGTAAAGATCCGGATTCCGAAGACAAAGGGCGGACGCACGGAAATCGAAGATTATTATGCAGCAGATGTCAAAGAGCGTTATGAAGTGACACCGACAGAGTTTATCGATGTAAAAGCGCTGATGGGGGATACAGCGGATAATATTCCGGGAGTGCCGGGAGTTGGTGAGAAAACTGCCACCAAGATTATTGTGGAATACGGATCACTGGAGAATGCCTATGCACATGTGGAGGAGTTAAAGCCGCCGAGAGCAAGCAAGAATTTAAAAGAATTCTGGGAACAGGCAAAACTGAGTAAAGTTCTGGCGACCATTGATACGCATGCAGAACTGGAGTTCTCTCTGGAAGATGCAAAGCATGGAAATATGTTCACCAAAGAGGCATATACGTGGTTCCAGAAACTGCAGTTTAAAAATCTGCTCGGAAAGTTTGATGTGGAAGCAGCTGAAAATGAAGTTGAAAAAGCATTCCGGGAAGTAACAGAGCAGGAAGAAATCGAGCGAATTTTCTCAGAGGCAAAAAAGGCAGAGTGTGTGGGAGCTGCACTGATCAAATGTGACGGGAATGTGCTGCCGTTATTTGCACATCCGTCAGGATACGGCAGGATTGCTCTGGCATACGGGAAAGATCAGGTGTATTCCATTGCATGCAGTATGGATACAGATATGGATGCACTGTTTGCACAGCTTTCGGATGTGGCACGTTCTGCCGGTCGTTTTGTCATGTTTGATCTGAAAAAATATCTTCCGGTATTGGGCGCGGTTTGTCAGAAAAACTGCTTTGACGCAACAGTGGCAGCCTATCTTCTGAATCCGCTGAAAAATGATTATACCTATGAAGATGTGGCAAGAGAACAGCTGGGACTGATGATGGATGACAAGGCAGATGAGTGGACAAAGAGCTGTTATGAAGCATATACTGCCTATGCGGCATCTGAAAAATTGATGGAAAAACTCAAAGAGGAGCAGATGGACAGGCTGTTTCTGGAAATTGAGATGCCGCTTGTTTTTACCTTATTTGATATGGAACAGGCTGGGGTGCGCATTGAGGCTGAGGAG
This window of the Mediterraneibacter gnavus ATCC 29149 genome carries:
- the polA gene encoding DNA polymerase I, which produces MSEKIVLIDGHSILNRAFYGVPDLTNAEGLHTNAVYGFLNILFKILEEEKPEYLTVTFDVHAPTFRHEMFADYKGTRKPMAEELRQQVPVIKEVLKAMDIAIIEKAGLEADDLLGTISRTCEEKGMEVAVISGDRDTLQLATEHVKIRIPKTKGGRTEIEDYYAADVKERYEVTPTEFIDVKALMGDTADNIPGVPGVGEKTATKIIVEYGSLENAYAHVEELKPPRASKNLKEFWEQAKLSKVLATIDTHAELEFSLEDAKHGNMFTKEAYTWFQKLQFKNLLGKFDVEAAENEVEKAFREVTEQEEIERIFSEAKKAECVGAALIKCDGNVLPLFAHPSGYGRIALAYGKDQVYSIACSMDTDMDALFAQLSDVARSAGRFVMFDLKKYLPVLGAVCQKNCFDATVAAYLLNPLKNDYTYEDVAREQLGLMMDDKADEWTKSCYEAYTAYAASEKLMEKLKEEQMDRLFLEIEMPLVFTLFDMEQAGVRIEAEELKKYGEQLGEQIVQLESEIYEMAGENFNINSPKQLGVILFEKLQMPHAKKTKTGYSTAADVLEKLAPEFPIVDKILEYRQLTKLKSTYADGLANYIGPDGRIHGTFNQTITATGRISSTEPNLQNIPVRMELGRLIRKVFVPQEGYVFIDADYSQIELRILAHCSGDAHLIQAYREAQDIHRMTASQVFKTPFDEVTDLQRRNAKAVNFGIVYGISSFGLSQDLSITRKEASQYIESYFETYPGIKKFLDDSVTHAKEEGYAVTLFGRRRPIPELKSSNFMQRNFGERVAMNAPIQGTAADIMKIAMIGVNRELKEKRMKSRMILQVHDELLIETHPDEIETVKEILKRQMETAASLDVPLIADMQVGKNWYEAK
- a CDS encoding SdpI family protein, with the protein product MKENKSKVIITSIVTVFPMVIGFLLWNRLPEKIATHFGSEGADGWSTKLFAVVIFPLILLVIHLFCLGVTLNDPKKKNIGRAMMTLIFWIVPVLSVVSNLSIYGYALGMDVNMEVIVSILMGGIFILLGNYMSKNHQNYTVGIKLPWTLNSEENWNRTHRMAGKLWILAGLVFWGSVFFENNMVPIVIIVVVVTIPMIYSFVLYKKGI
- a CDS encoding GNAT family N-acetyltransferase, coding for MIRKYQPQDLEHIMKIWLETNLAAHGFIPAEYWNEQYEAVKEALPQADILIYEEEGTVLGFLGLQDSYIAGLFVEKASRSRGIGRLLLEAAKSGRQELTLHAYAENTGAVRFYEREGFQTAAFEKEETTGREGVLMRWTREEEKNSL
- a CDS encoding uracil-xanthine permease family protein — translated: MNHSQNSKTKRQKDREMVYQLEGRPGLSTAVPLGLQHVLAMFTSNLAPILIIASVCGLSGADTVIMVQCAMFVSGLTTFVQLYPIKLGKNRQIGANLPIVMGTSFAFVPTASAIGAASGIGAVLGGCLAGSMIEVLMGFFYKYIRRFFPPLVVGCTLVTIGVNLLDVGVDYFAGGSGAEDYGSIQNLSVAFFVLLIVVLLQRFGKGLLKNSAILVGLVAGYVLAYFLGMVDTSVIADAAWFGIPLPMQFKLEFHLSAILSFAALFVTSGLETIGNTSGITIAGFDREATEKETSGAILADALGSTTAAVFNALPNTAFGQNAGIVAMTKVVNKWCIATGAFILMISGFFPKLGAIFSAIPNAVLGGAIITVFGMILINGIKMIAKAGFSERNILVMGLTFAFGLGMTSHPDAVAQLPSALRFIFSDSVTGTCIVAIVANFLFPMKDEEDIKKAKEAMLD
- a CDS encoding peptidyl-prolyl cis-trans isomerase, with translation MEQKIIAVVAGREIKESDFEKFLQNVPREQQAYLSNPQFRQQCLDQFVALHMFAELGGEMKLEETEEYQEMVENAKRDILAQMTMREVMKDAVVTEEDVKNYYEEHKQQFTKGETVRAKHILTDSKEKCDAILAAIQSGETSFEDAAKEKSTCPSGAKGGDLGEFGKGQMVKEFEDAAFTAEIGAIVGPVQTQFGYHLIKVEEKKDAAVADFEEVKNSIRNQLLQQRQNKVYSDKVKELREKYVQE
- a CDS encoding NAD(P)/FAD-dependent oxidoreductase produces the protein MFEHVFAPIRIRDMELKNRIILPAMGTRMAEENGAVTDKLIAYHAARAKGGCALNIVEVAAVHTPSAPAHFVSISEDHLIEGHKKLTDAIHENGGKAGIQLWQGSIAVSMDPKAQVLVVSDMNFGPYTIKAITKEQIQEVIACYGKAAARAVEAGYDCLEFHLAHNYLPHSFLSAGFNHREDEYGGSFENRCRFPLEVIDELRRNMPEGMPLFIRIDAQDDMLENGLTIEEVIRFCKSAKEHGVDVLDVSRGNIITAASMYEVPPIDVPNGFNIENAARIRKETGMLTVGVGRINTAELAEEILSQDKVDMVVLGRAQLADPEFANKARAGKVDEIVHCVGCNQGCYDGFCDVANRPHITCMRNPMIGHEAEYDLNKAEASKKVWVIGGGVAGMEAAKILHERGHEVTLFEATNQLGGEFLLAGEAPGKAEMKSAAMEMAAQVEKLVTVHKNTKVDAQMLEQADVDAVILAIGSSPITINLEGMDKLWHVSAPEVLRHEVCPKGKVAVIGGGLVGLETADTLATDGCEVTVLEMKDSIGSDLGSLRKIAVMMKMQQLQVKLLPNSKVCKFTEEGIVLEDGTQIPCECAVFAVGFLANDSHPLAEVCEKRKLPYYVIGDAKSARRALDAIAEGFEVARTL
- a CDS encoding helix-turn-helix domain-containing protein, which encodes MWYQKDWFTGIDYYNLKEKQVHITEMEIKKPVEQRFHEQTEIYYVISGDAELWINGEKFQIQEGSFFCLYMHLFYRIENIRKPLHCVKVSFHIGLFMSLCFEQRKARENEMLVYGVQSLLFLDKEEQKRVERVLEDLLAEEKEQRFSVQNMSIYLAMQLYVLYCRYAMERKKKEGIQKDEVWNIIQRVLLDTSKTVSLEEYAETVGMTAVTLNRKIVNRCGYTVFQLQKMGKVLNACALLHFPELNIQYISDYLGFTNVEDFYRVFKRYRKVSVREYQTKNIGCGAQMQSGEESLQILEYLFLHFQKPFQMKEMETEMKKKESLIERRARETFGRSIQELLEEIRIRIACSYLSATDRTVTQISSDVGFGSISSFQRSFSKYMNQTPSEYRRFHQCK
- a CDS encoding autorepressor SdpR family transcription factor — its product is MAFAETFKALSDPVRREILVLLKKEKLSAGEIGKHFEMTGATISYHLKILKKADLIRETKYKNFIYYELNISVVEELMLWLSDLKGDSTL